The genome window CTAACTTCCGATTTGTCAACCTTTGTGGGAAAGGGATTGGAGGCACATATTGTTTCACGTGAGCTTTCGGTGGAGTCTCATCTTTTGGCTCATCCTCACTCTTCTCAGCAATTTTCACAGTATTCTGATATGACTTTCTCTTTTTAGGAGGAAGAGTTGCATCATTTAGTCCCGGCGCTCTAACTTCTGGTAATTCTCTGCCACTCCTCAACGTGATAGCCTTGCAGTGTTCTTTGACATTCACATCTGGTTGACTAGGCAGTGATCCTTGCTCACGAGCACCAACCTTATTAGCAATTTGGCCAATCTGCATTTCCAACATTTTCTGTGACGAAGCTATCTGATCAATCCTCGACTCAACCTTATTGAATTTAGTCTCGATATTAGCAAAAGCCCCAGTAGTTCCTTGTATCATCTTGCCGAGTGCAACTTCCCAATCAGCAGGCTCTTTTTTGTTATTAGGTAAAGGTTGAAACTGTTGTTGACTTTGATACTGCTGACGTGGTTGAAAACCAGGAGGCGGATTTTGCTTTGGAGCTGCATATGATGGATTAACAGCATGACTATTGTTGTAGGAAAGATTGTTGTTGGGCCTTTGATTTGGATTGTAATATGAATTATTCTGAACAGGCCATGACTGTCTTCCTTGGATAAAAGATGCTTCGTCTGGAAACTGTTGTGTATAAGGGTGTTGATTAACACTAGGATCCAAATATCCTTCCATCGGAGAAGAGATAGCATTGACACTTGCCTTTTGCCCACAAACCTCTTGAGTAAGAGCATCCAATTTCAAAGTGAGTAAGTTCATCATCTCGGTGTCTTGTGCTGATTTCACCGAGCTTGTACCACTGGGTGCCCAAGCATAGTTATTTGAGGCCAATTCCTCGAGAAGTGCCTTTGCTTGATGAACAGGTGCTTTCTTAAAGTTTCCTCCAGCTGCAACATCCAAACTCAGCCGAATATCAGAATTCAAAGCTCCATAGAAAGTACTCAGAACCATCCATTCCTCATAACCATGATGTGGACATTTTCTCAACAATGCCTTGTATCTCTCCCATGCCTGATACAAGCCTTCACCCGGTTGTGCTTTGAAAGTAAGAATAATAGCTCTCATTTGCTGAGTCTTATCAGAAGGATAATATTTGGATAAGAACTCGGTAGAAAGATTATCCCAAGTAGCTAGAGCAGTATCTGACAATTGTTGAAACCATTCCAAAGCTTTTCCCTTTATAGAATAAGGGAACATGTGGAGACGAATCTGATCTGCAGTAACCCCATTAATTCTGAATGaaccacacatttgcacaaaGCGCTCTAGATGTCGGTGTGGATCCTCTCGTTCAATATCTCCTTCAAAAGCAGAATTGCTCACCATCTGAATTAGACTGGGATTGATGTTATATTGAGCTGCACCAATCTCAGGAGTTTTGTACATGCAATTCGCAGGATTAGGAGTTTCATGATCCTGAATAGATGACTGGTCAAGATTAACAACAAGATTATCTTCAGCGTCAATCATCTTGGCTCTTTCCTTTCTTTGCCTAGCCTCTTTTCTTCTAACTCGAAAAGTGCGCTCAATTTCTGGATCTAGTTCGAAATCTCCAACACTTTTCGATCTACGCATATAAGATGTACCTGAAACGAAACACCAATGAGATTGTTCTCGGAAACAAATTTAGTAAAATCTAAacaataagaaataattaacttaaacttaatattgctgccttccccggcagcggcgccaatttgttgCAGTGAAATTATATAAAGTTCGTTCTCAGGGAAGGACTGAATACAATATCAAATCAAGTATATTACTCCTTTCTATTTAGAAGTTTAGAGAATAATTGTGGTTTTTtactatcaactaaattaaactaataaagcaaTTAAAAATGTGAATTAACGATGAGAAAAGCAATCCAAGAATCAGGTTTCTTTGCTGGCTACAATGAATGTCAATCAATCGTGATAAACAAGTCTCCActctgctaaaaacaatccttctattgattataatgttctctcccaagatacaaaataatacctATAATTCAACCTTGAAgtcactcccatgatcaatcaAAACCAAATTATAAGCTATTACGAACCAAGGATTTTCTGCTTCACAACTCACCTAATAATCTCCCGATTAATTACTTGAGTTATGTCTGCCATATCATGTACAAGAAATAtaaatcctctcccgattcattataaatcctacagatacaattacaggttcgcgactcctataactgtgttaagcgctcaatgacagattagcatacatagagaaatcacaatattagatcaaacaaacatattaaaccaacaaatactccccaatcctcggattagaggattagttacccataacaattaaataaaacacgaatatatatattactgaaaTCATGTCAAAAGAGTacaagagtgaagaaaatacaacttgacgaaatctcTCGAACTTGGACTGAATCCCTTCAATCTTTTCTCGAGTTATCTCCCAAAGCTTTCTTTACCTCTATCTCTCAATACCCACTATTCGATATCTTTCTAATAATACaaaaccctaataataatagtgttttaatggtttccttgaaaaacaaatcaaatttcctaaaacaagttggattctgaaaagaaattcgtaggctgactttcaggcctgattctgggctgatccatTTGTCTTTAGAGAGCTGGACCACTTTAAACTTGTAGACAATTtcgatatcttcgcgtgggctgttgaatcgcccaattctgacgtccagagctcaagttatggcccaaacaagtTTGTTGTGCAGGTAGCCCGTAAAATCCGAATTTTCACCTGATTAAGCCCAAttaagcttgatttaatccaactttaggaatatttattttcctgccattaaacacttaaaatcaatcagtaataacccgattatttacaaaatactaaaattatgggaataaaatcatatataaacatatataaatatatgctctatcaataGAACATTATATTTGGACTATCATTGttattgaaaatcaaaatcaatagAAATTTGTTACCTAACTAAAAAGTGGTCATTAGAATGAGTCATGgacacatttaaaaaaaatcggtTGTTGTATCTGTATTATGAATCTTTTGAGTGTACATCATTAGCAGTGAGATTGAAGCCAATTGAAATTCATCATCTAATTAAAAAGGGGTTGTTGGTACACAGAAATTTGTAAGATGCAAAATACATACATTTAGATCAGAagcaatttataattttatctgtTTTCTAATAATACACGATTTAACTCATGAATATGTCTAGCAGTACTATATGCACAAAAttgaatacaaaattttacACAAGATAacattataattaatatggaaTATTTTAATCAGTACTATTTGTGTGAATAaccacaataaaaaaaatttacataaggTATTTTTACATATGGAGGATACTTACATACTCGTCACAAAACTTACCACAGACACGTGGCCTGGTTACTAAAGGGATGTTCAAATGGCATGTCATTttgcattttttattttctataaatGAGTACATGAATGATAGTCGAATTCGGATAATTCAGgacaacaaaaataaatttaccGAAAAATTAGTTGataataatattcataaaaatagtCTATATCATAGCTTATCAAACATTCTCATCGAAAAGTGCTGGGTTTGATTTCACGGAACGACATCAACATAATACTTGTGAATTATAAAACTGAAAAGTATCACAATGTAACTacctataataaattatatacatataatatttatataaaattaataataaagattagTGGAAAATTAGTTCACAAAACATGCCAAAGAATAGGAAACACACACACCCGGCACCAGTTACCGCTGATTCAAGTCAagagaaaatcaaaatttaccAGTTATCACTGATTCAAGTCAcagagaaaataaaaattaatttgttaaCTCATCGATTCAagatttattagaaaaaaaattagtaaccGTATTTTAATCAAAAGAGtgaactaaaatatttttaaagattaaTCATAAAGTTTCACATTACTGATTCCAAATTAAAGTTAAAGCCAGAAAACGTGttattttctataaataatGTCTAAAATATCATATTTGTAAATAACAGTCTGAAATATCATTTATAAATGtttgataatatgttattatgatttttttttaaagaacgCTAAATCATTTTGTATTTAGATCTAAAAATCATTACAAAACGTAACACGCTATTTTGTTTTATCGTGAAACGCTACACAAAATAACGTTAAGGTTTCAAAATACTAAACGTTTCCATGTTAAAAAGTGgacgtccccctcaattgtttacaatgggggacgggggctcggcacgcattctaatgctctcataaaatatagtttgataaattattttgaacttttttttcttttgaataaaaaattagtatctaaacttttatacaagaaagaaaaatttgaaaaaaaagttacgaaattatgttttatatgtgcattgaaatacgtgtcgagtaatgcaaaaaaaaaatgtaaggaAATGAGAGAGACATAGAGAGTAACGGTTACACCTTTAATAGTTTGAATTGAAAAGTGATGTTAAACTATTTCTTCAAACAATAATATTTGGAGGTTTactctaaaaaattatgatattttgaaCAACAAAAAAAGGAGAAAGAAATcatagaaaaataaaagattcaatGTTTTCGTCGTTATTGTGTGCAGCCGTTTTATAAATCTTACCCTTTCGTAAGATAAAGGGTCAAACGGCTCCGAGtctgttggatatttgatggaGGTTGTGAGTTCTGTGAGTCTTGTGACCACCCTGCTTCGTGTCGGCCCTACACTACACCAATTCTGGCCAATTACGACGGATATCTTACGACAGAAAAGATGGAGCGCAAAACTTACGACGGAACACAAACATTCGTCGTATTTTTCTCGTCAATACTTACGACGTACCAACCTTCCGTCGTATGTTTCGCTAGAATTCAGCCGCGCCctaataaaaaatgataaatttcttcCCGCGAAAAAAACCGTtgtaagttaacatatctacTTAAATAAagccaaaaaataaataaaaataaagtattttcttttccgtcgtaaatacgccgtcgtaagttcatataattatataattatatctattttaaaaaagaaaaataaataagaattataagttttaatttttcgtcgtaatttaaccgtcataagttaacatatctacctaattaaagaaacaaaataaattaaaataaagtgaTTTTCTTTTCCGCCGTAAATAAGCCGTCGTAAGCTGAACTAACGACGGAATATTTCGTCATATATTGTCGATAAGCAGTGGGCCCACACTTAAAATACGACGTTTTTTTCGTCAtatgatgtagttgatgaattgAGCCGTGGGGTCCACGTGGCTGAATTTATGATGatttttccgtcgtaaataggTAGGGCCCACGATGTAAATACGACGGTTTTGTTCCGTCATATATTGTGATCTAATAAAATTGAGCAGTGGAGTCCACATGGCTGAACTTACGACGGAAGTGATAACTTGCGACACAATTTGAATTATCGACCATTTTTTAAACTTCAGACGCGAGCAAAAGCGACAGAAACTTTCCGTCGTAAATGACACTAATTACGATGGAATAAGCGGAAAAAATCGGTTGTAAATGGCCAAAATTGGTGTAGTGCTAGGAGCTTCGACGTTTTAGTGTACAACACAAATGAACCCTATTACTTTTTGGTAGGATTAAATATTAAAGTGATCATGAAGTGAAGTTGATGTATTAATTCGTTCACCGATTTAATTGGGAATATAAGTTTAAacagttaaaatattatttatgaaattttacGTATTGTTATTGAATGTTATCATATCCAAGTaaattatgacttctaatatttatgataatatatttagattttatcaaatttatttatcatttatttttattaaaaaacaataaatatataataaaaaaataaatagtaaataaatttgatacaatctaaatatattatcataaatattaattagaaaTCATGACCTTTTACTTGCTTGCCGTAACATGCAAAACAACGTGTAAacctttaaaaataatatttttaccgcTTGAAAACTCATATTTAAAggtatttgtttgatatttattataattttaatgataccATTGATGAACAAAATGATATCTAATATCCACATTAATGACCATTTTGATAGTTAGCCCTTTTTGATACATGTTCGTATTTTCTAGTTGCCTTGTactaatattttgaaatagTTACAAATGATATTTAGATAAACTATTATGATTAGTCGTATACTTTGAAAAATAAGGGAccccaaatttataaatttatgtctataaatttatagctatatatatgacaaatttaataatgaaattaattaacACACTAGAAATATTGTCATTGaatgttcttataaaatataaaagaataatattttttaagtgaACTTTAAATTTGTGAATATAATTCTTGTTCATTAATATAGttgtattgaaaattattttatttagaaaattttaattacattagtattaatatcaaaataagaTCTCCATTTAgaaatagggaaaatatattttttcgtcACCTAATTTActgtgtatttagaaacttaccactaaattataatattttgtccttttgtcactaatattaggtttggattttttttatcattaatattaGGTTTGggtttgattattaacattatgttatttttttagcattattaaaatacagtgctagtctgcaatattatgatGATCTGATATATGTCTACTTCTTTATATACAATACTCTATAAGGTAGTTTAACTTAAAGGCGAAAGTTTGACAGGCATATTAAGACTCCTAAAtaatttagtttcataaattattttaatttttttttgaataaaaatcatGATTGTCTAGTgtctattattatatattgttttataaagATCACTTGACTTAATTTTGCTTGAGAATCGATTGTAGATGATAAATTGTTTGAACTCATTGATTTTAGATTGATAATTTAATGAGTTCTTATTATAATTTCCCCCAATTTTActgctcatttatattattattattccttTCTTTATAGTTTTTTTCAATGCTTGGCACATATTTTAAGATTCcactacttatattatattataggtTTGGATTtattacttatattatattctagAAACTAATGAGGTTCTGGACAAGTCTGCGGAATTTCCCCTCTTTCTCTAGTCGAATCTGTACCTGGGGCATCTGGTTGACTGAGAATTGTGTTAGATTCCGGAAACGAAATGTTCAAAAGAAATCGGAGAGTGATATTTTTGGTCAAATGTATTAGAGAGAGAAAAAGAGAGAAGGCAAAGCATGTTATCTTTTTTAGTGAAAAATTGATCTTTTCTATTAAAATTGGAAGCGGCGAGTTCATAACATATAATGTTTCTTGTGGGGGCAAACGTTAAAACAAGTCCAACAATATTCTAGAAGTACCTTATCAATATAATGAAAATAGTGTTCTAATATTAAGATTTGCATTTTGAGAGTCGACCTCCGAAATTAAGAATCTAGTGCCACTTTTTTCAACATTCATCCTCCTTACTCAATAATCATCTTAGCTCTTCTATCTTCTATTCTTtttatcagttttattaataatagaaAATCAAGATATAATCTTTTTTAGGTGAGTTCTTGTTAAGTACTTTGTTATCAAGGTTGTTTGtcgtgcccatctttttggattttgtgtttgttttcatGTGATTTGTCATGGGTTTCGGTAACGGTTCTGAGAAGGACTTACATGCTGTTTTGGGTGATCTGTAAAGCTCGCATCAAATATGGTAGGGTGGTGAATATCGTAAGAGCTCGCCTTTCAcgacaaaaaattgttcatgttttggaATCATTTGTTGATCTAATATCAGTATttgtaactgataattctgaacattgggtTAAAGAtaatgcttatgtgaaggtcaattgcgatgctaCTATGTTCACAACTGGTGTAGAATAGATTGTTCGAGATttcattgtaatactttttagattaaagaatttaaatattctatgtgttaaacgatttgaaaacaaagcggctatatgtttagctcctaatttgtttcataatcaggtagtaattgacagttcgagggTTTGTCTCGGCTAGGTTTCGGTAATGTATAAAACTCTtcgcttttcgtcaaaaaaaatagTATCCTAATATTTTAGGACATTTTTTTGATacatgaactccaacaacatgccttataattatgccttattattaaactaatacttTATTTCAATTAGTATTGGAGGGAAGTGAAAAGTAAGAAGAGAGAGATGTATTGAAATGAGAAgaagttaatatatttattgagAAAATTGGTTTAGGACATGCTCGgaagttaatatttttattgagaaAATTGGTTTAGGACATGCCCAAAAATGAGGCACCTGTTTAATGTTCTAATGGTTgaaggcaccactaggacattgttggagcacacATTTCATCTAAAtgttcttaaattttaatttagaacaaCAATTTAGGAcattattggacttgctcttggcCGTGAAAAatcttactccctctgttttttattatttgacgtctTGATTTTTGGCACATACTTTTAAGTGATTTGAccaggtagttaaaaatattatacttgattgattttttctttgtgaattaaaattttgattatatatttttattcaggaaaaaaaaagtttaaaaaataatatttttaactatttgGTCAAAGGACTTAAAAGTGTTTGCAAAAAATCAAAgtgttaaataataaaaaacagaaaGAATAACATTGGAGTACTTCTTTGTTGAATGATACTCTAGCATTCTAACATATATGAAGTTGTTACAGCGTTTTTATCGTTAAACATATATTTAGACATCATGGCCAAAAGTTGAATATTCTCTCCGTCCTAttcatttttttacatatttttttcactgctcgacacacatTTCAAGACTCCAATTAAGTAtggtttcataacttatttttcaaatttattatgaataaaaatttaaacattatgtttttattcaaaaagaaaaatgtttagaataatttacaaaattatactgAATCATAGTTTTAAAATACGGAGCCCGGTCTCCGATGTAAAGATCCCAATGCCTAGTGGGTTGAGGAATAGTTATTTAAAAGGGTCAGGAgttttgcataattttagaacTTTTCTCATCATATTACTTGGAGCCGTTTGGGTACATTACAATATTTGGGATTAAATGATGTCATATATACTCTTTAAGCACAACATAGAAAAAATTCGAATAATTAGTATTCAAATGTAAATTCCTCGATTGCAATTCGGTGCATGAAACATGGTATAGTATTGTGCAATGTGATGTATAGAAGAAGAAAGGAATAACATGTAAGAATAAGAAAGAGAGTCAACGTATAGTGCAGTGGTTTGAGTGACGGCCATATCCGAATAATTTCAAGTTGCAGAGACAGAGACTACTGGCCTTATCTATTTATCTCCTCCTCTTCTTTTGGGAAAGGGACTAGTCTTTACATTTCTCCCCCCTTTGTGTGTGTAATCCGTGTGTTGAATGTATGTGCATATCGAAACTCCTAGAGCAATTATCATTGTGGCAAACATCTGCGAATTCATCTCGTTTTAACGAATTTCACATAGTATATTCGTTTAGTGTATATTGTTCATTCTAATATTCTCATAGTTCAGTATATATACTGAAAAATGGTCTTGAATCGTGAGACTCAAAATAACAGAGTTTGGAAAAAATGACCTCAAATACTAGTCAGAGATGTCGATAATTTAGCG of Daucus carota subsp. sativus chromosome 3, DH1 v3.0, whole genome shotgun sequence contains these proteins:
- the LOC108212702 gene encoding uncharacterized protein LOC108212702, which translates into the protein MYKTPEIGAAQYNINPSLIQMVSNSAFEGDIEREDPHRHLERFVQMCGSFRINGVTADQIRLHMFPYSIKGKALEWFQQLSDTALATWDNLSTEFLSKYYPSDKTQQMRAIILTFKAQPGEGLYQAWERYKALLRKCPHHGYEEWMVLSTFYGALNSDIRLSLDVAAGGNFKKAPVHQAKALLEELASNNYAWAPSGTSSVKSAQDTEMMNLLTLKLDALTQEVCGQKASVNAISSPMEGYLDPSVNQHPYTQQFPDEASFIQGRQSWPVQNNSYYNPNQRPNNNLSYNNSHAVNPSYAAPKQNPPPGFQPRQQYQSQQQFQPLPNNKKEPADWEVALGKMIQGTTGAFANIETKFNKVESRIDQIASSQKMLEMQIGQIANKVGAREQGSLPSQPDVNVKEHCKAITLRSGRELPEVRAPGLNDATLPPKKRKSYQNTVKIAEKSEDEPKDETPPKAHVKQYVPPIPFPQRLTNRKLEKQYEKFLKMFREIHITIPFADALAQMPLYAKFMKQVLSNRKKLEAVETISLNEECSAVIQRNIPPKLKDPGSFSLPCTIGKVGIKRALCDLGASVSLMPYSIYKRLGLGELKKTRISLQLADRTIKYPLGVLEDVLVNVDKFVIPCDFVILEMNEDVEIPIILGRPFLATAGASIDVKAGKLTLNVGEEKVEFDLDQVMKAPTLETESFVVDIVEEVLKEVTGDICDNEAEAGGNNYLEFPENDWKETDLTLGLVEMILKEPP